The proteins below are encoded in one region of Amycolatopsis acidiphila:
- a CDS encoding amidase, with product MMTTLLTASELVAAYSTGEISPVEATEAALRAIEERDGEVNAYCLVDREVALEGAKASETRWREGNPIGWLDGVPTSIKDMFLTQGWPTLRGSTCIDPNQPWDVDSPVTARLRENGLVLLGKTTTPELAWKGVTDSKLTGVTRNPWDTSLTAGGSSGGSAAAVAAGMGELSVGTDGGGSVRIPAAFCGIVGLKPTHGRIPLYPASPFGALSHAGPMARSVDDIALMLDVLALPDHRDPAAMPPPISAYREAVRRDVRGLIAAYSPTLGFAQVDPEVAQIVRSAVNALGDAGLRIEESDPGFSDPKDAFDVLWSTGAAQWLNTFPAGSAEKVDPGLRRVWEQGTTFSAADYLDASAERAALGILMGEFHTRFDVLITPTVGIPPFEAGHEVPPGSGLSSWPEWTPFTYPFNMTQQPAISVPAGLTADGRPVGLQIVGPRHSDDLVLAVAKLVEEIRPIRVSRLASGG from the coding sequence ATGATGACCACCCTGTTGACGGCGAGTGAGCTCGTCGCCGCCTACTCGACCGGTGAGATCTCGCCGGTCGAGGCCACCGAGGCAGCCCTGCGCGCGATCGAGGAGCGGGACGGCGAGGTCAACGCCTACTGCCTGGTCGACAGGGAGGTCGCGCTCGAGGGCGCCAAGGCGTCGGAGACCCGGTGGCGCGAGGGCAACCCGATCGGCTGGCTGGACGGGGTGCCGACCTCGATCAAGGACATGTTCCTCACCCAGGGCTGGCCGACGCTGCGGGGCTCGACCTGCATCGACCCGAACCAGCCGTGGGACGTCGACAGCCCGGTCACCGCGCGGCTGCGGGAGAACGGCCTGGTGCTGCTGGGCAAGACCACCACGCCCGAGCTGGCGTGGAAGGGCGTCACCGACAGCAAGCTCACCGGCGTCACGCGCAACCCGTGGGACACCTCGCTGACCGCGGGCGGGTCCAGCGGCGGCAGCGCGGCGGCGGTCGCCGCGGGGATGGGCGAGCTGTCGGTCGGCACCGACGGCGGTGGCTCGGTGCGGATCCCGGCCGCGTTCTGCGGCATCGTCGGCCTCAAGCCGACCCACGGCCGTATTCCGCTGTACCCGGCGAGCCCGTTCGGCGCGCTGTCGCACGCGGGGCCCATGGCGCGGTCGGTGGACGACATCGCGCTGATGCTGGACGTGCTGGCCCTGCCCGACCACCGGGACCCGGCCGCGATGCCGCCGCCGATCAGCGCCTACCGCGAGGCGGTGCGTCGTGACGTGCGCGGGCTGATCGCGGCGTACTCGCCGACACTGGGCTTCGCGCAGGTGGATCCGGAGGTCGCGCAGATCGTCCGCTCGGCGGTGAACGCGCTGGGCGACGCGGGTCTGCGGATCGAGGAGAGCGACCCGGGCTTCAGCGACCCGAAGGACGCGTTCGACGTGCTGTGGTCGACCGGTGCGGCGCAGTGGCTCAACACGTTCCCGGCGGGGTCGGCGGAGAAGGTCGACCCCGGGCTGCGGCGGGTCTGGGAGCAGGGCACCACGTTCTCCGCCGCGGACTACCTGGACGCCAGCGCCGAGCGGGCCGCGCTGGGCATCCTGATGGGCGAGTTCCACACCCGGTTCGACGTGCTCATCACGCCGACCGTCGGCATCCCGCCGTTCGAGGCCGGGCACGAGGTGCCGCCGGGCAGCGGCCTGTCGAGCTGGCCGGAGTGGACGCCGTTCACGTACCCGTTCAACATGACCCAGCAGCCGGCGATCAGCGTCCCGGCGGGCCTCACCGCGGACGGCAGGCCGGTGGGGCTGCAGATCGTGGGCCCGCGGCACTCGGACGACCTGGTCCTGGCGGTGGCGAAACTGGTCGAGGAGATCCGTCCGATCCGGGTGAGCCGCCTGGCCTCGGGCGGATAG
- a CDS encoding D-2-hydroxyacid dehydrogenase — protein sequence MIGPKTPVLAVLCGDQHPPDMKTIESVAEVRYSGEEGLADALRGADALFVYDFLSTAVPAAWHAADKLRWVHIASAGVDPVMFPELRASDVVLTNSRGVFDDSIAEYVLGVVIAFAKDLPGSLDLQRQSRWQHRESERVGGRRALVVGTGPIGRAIARLLRAAGLKVSGMGRRAREDDPDFGTVHPSADLVRHLPEFDYVIAVAPLTEQTKGMFDATAFAAMKPVARFVNVGRGELVVTSDLVTALREGRIAGAALDVFETEPLPSDHPLWTLDGVLVSPHMSGDFVGWRNTLVEVFADNFERWHTGRPLRNVVDKQLGYVPSGH from the coding sequence ATGATCGGGCCGAAGACACCGGTGCTGGCGGTGCTATGCGGTGATCAGCACCCCCCGGACATGAAGACCATCGAGTCCGTGGCGGAAGTTCGTTACAGCGGCGAGGAAGGGCTGGCCGACGCCCTGCGCGGGGCCGACGCGCTGTTCGTCTACGACTTCCTGTCCACGGCCGTGCCCGCCGCGTGGCACGCCGCCGACAAGCTCCGGTGGGTGCACATCGCGAGCGCCGGGGTCGACCCGGTGATGTTCCCCGAGCTGCGGGCGAGCGACGTGGTCCTGACCAATTCGCGTGGCGTCTTCGACGACTCGATCGCCGAGTACGTGCTCGGGGTCGTGATCGCGTTCGCCAAGGACCTGCCCGGTTCGCTCGACCTGCAGCGCCAGTCCCGCTGGCAGCACCGGGAGAGCGAGCGCGTGGGCGGCCGCCGTGCGCTGGTGGTCGGCACCGGCCCGATCGGCCGTGCGATCGCCCGGCTGCTGCGGGCCGCCGGGCTGAAGGTGTCCGGAATGGGCCGCCGGGCCCGCGAGGACGACCCGGACTTCGGCACCGTGCACCCTTCCGCCGACCTCGTCCGCCACCTGCCCGAGTTCGACTACGTGATCGCCGTCGCGCCGCTGACCGAGCAGACCAAGGGCATGTTCGACGCCACCGCCTTCGCCGCGATGAAGCCGGTCGCGCGGTTCGTCAACGTCGGGCGCGGGGAGCTGGTCGTGACGAGTGACCTGGTCACCGCCCTTCGGGAGGGCCGGATCGCGGGCGCGGCGCTCGACGTCTTCGAAACCGAGCCGCTGCCGTCAGATCATCCACTGTGGACACTGGACGGCGTGCTGGTCTCCCCGCACATGTCGGGTGACTTCGTCGGCTGGCGCAACACGCTGGTGGAGGTGTTCGCGGACAACTTCGAACGCTGGCACACTGGCCGGCCGCTTCGTAATGTCGTGGACAAACAGTTGGGCTACGTGCCGTCGGGGCACTGA